The DNA segment CGGCTAAGTAACCGATTTCCTCGGCGTCAAAAAAAAAGAACGGAATGTAATCGAGTGGCAACAAGCCTGACAGATATTGCTCAGCAGCATTATCGGTTAATGGCGCGTGAAAAGGGGCTTTAACGGTTAGCTGATTTTGGTAATTGTCGTTATTTAAATTCCAGTTGCGCTCTAGAGCGATTTCGCGATGGTTTTCGTCCAGCAGAATGGCTGAAACTGAGCAATTAAAATGGCCTTCGCTTTTGGCTCGATGATTCAAGATACCCCACCAGTCTTTGTCACCCAACACAAAGCCTTTTTCGCGTGGCGGTTTGTCACGTTGAACACTCTGACACAACTCCTTGGTCACACCCCCGAACAATAACTTAACGCCATTTAGAAAACTGGTCTTACCAAAACCGTTACGCCCCATAATAACTACAATATTGCCATCATGATCGGGATCAGGGGCTAAATCGAAGGTTCGAGGACCGTAATAGGAAAAAATATTGTTGAGTGTGAGGCTTTTAAAGATCATTCCATTTCTACGAGTTTATTCCTAAAGGCGGATTCCAGGACTTTTTTCAGTTCGCCGGTTAATTCAGTTTTGCTGCCCCATAGGCTCAAATCAGGGTATTTCTGCATTAAAACAGCCATGTCCTCAGCAATTCCCAATGGAACTTGATGCTCCTTGGCCAGAGATTTAAGTAATTCAGTTGATTGATTTAGTGAGTTTTGTGCAATATCTTCCATGGTTCCCTGCCAAATTGTTCTGCGATTATAAAAGCGCTGTCCATAATATCGAAGTCGGTAGTCCATTGTTTCTGAATCTCCACGATTTCTTCATCTGAAATCAAGGGTTGACTGACCTCTTTTTCCGCCTCTAACAAACGTTGCAACATTTCTTTACGCGTCGAGGCAATAAAAGGCCCGTGACCTTCG comes from the Methylomonas sp. LL1 genome and includes:
- a CDS encoding DNA modification system-associated small protein; its protein translation is MEDIAQNSLNQSTELLKSLAKEHQVPLGIAEDMAVLMQKYPDLSLWGSKTELTGELKKVLESAFRNKLVEME